CAGCCGAGCTTCTCCCGCTCCCGGTAGCCCTCCAGCAGGCGCAGCTTGGCCACCCAGTCCAGCTCGTCGGCGCAGAGCATCGGGTCACGGCCGAGCCGGTCCAGCACCGACTCCCACCGGTCCAGCACGTCTGCGGTCTGCTCGTCGACGTCGTCGCCGTAGCGGTCGGCCACGAACTCGCGCACCCGCTCCAGGTACGCCCACTGCACGTCCAGCGCGGTGAGCCGACGCCCGTCGCGCAGCCGCATCAGGTGCGCCAGGGACGGATCGTGGCTGACCGCGCGCAGCTCGCTCACGGGATCGGCGATGCCGAGGTCGGGGCCGAGCGCCTTCTCCTCGATCATGGTGAGGATCAGCGCGGTGGTGCCCACCTTCAGGTAGGTGGAGATCTCCGAGAGGTTGGCGTCGCCGATGATGACGTGCAGCCGGCGGTACTTGTCCGCGTCGGCGTGTGGCTCGTCGCGGGTGTTGATGATCGGCCGCTTGAGAGTGGTTTCGAGGCCGACCTCGACCTCGAAGAAGTCGGCGCGCTGGGAGATCTGGAAACCGCTCTGGCCGCCGTCCTGGCCGATGCCGACCCGCCCGGCACCGCAGACGATCTGTCGGGTGACGAAGAACGGCGTCAGGTACGCGACGATGTCGGCGAAGGGCGTCTGCCGGCGCATCAGGTAGTTCTCGTGCGCGCCGTAGCTGGCGCCCTTGTTGTCGGTGTTGTTCTTGTAGAGGTGGATCGGTGCGGTACCGGGGATGGTGGCGGCCCGGCGGGCCGCCTCGGCCATCACCCGCTCCCCTGCCTTGTCCCAACGGACCAGGTCACGCGGGTTGGTCACCTCTGGTGTGGAGTATTCCGGGTGGGCGTGGTCGACGTAGAGCCGCGCCCCGTTGGTGAGGATGACGTTTGCCAACCCGAGGTCGTCGTCGGCAAGCGCCTCCGCCGGGTCGTAGGCGGCACCGGAGTAGGTGAAGCCCCGGGCGTCGCGCAGCGGCGACTCCTCCTCGTAGTCCCAGCGGGCCCGGCCACCCCGGTTGAGTTCCGGGCGGGCACCATAGGCGTTCACCACCTGGGACGAGGTGACCATCGGGTTGGCACCGGCCTGACCGGGCACGGAGATGCCGTACTCGACCTCGGTACCCATGATCCGTCTTACGCTCATCGACCTACCCGCTTCGTTCGCCCGACCGTCCCCCGTCATGTCGAGCGTAGTCGCCACTGCGGCGTACGGGGGCGTGGCGGGGCGGCGCGGGTTGCGCCGATCGGTCCAGCAACGGCCCGATCCGGTACGCGCCACGCCGATCGAGCGGTGCTGCGGGTACGCGCAGGGCCCGTGACGCCTGGCGTCACGGGCCCTGGTGGCGCGCCGGTCAGAGGTACTGGCCGGTGTTGCTGGCGGTCTCGATGGAACGGCCGGCTTCGGTGCCCTTG
This DNA window, taken from Micromonospora sp. FIMYZ51, encodes the following:
- the dop gene encoding depupylase/deamidase Dop; this translates as MSVRRIMGTEVEYGISVPGQAGANPMVTSSQVVNAYGARPELNRGGRARWDYEEESPLRDARGFTYSGAAYDPAEALADDDLGLANVILTNGARLYVDHAHPEYSTPEVTNPRDLVRWDKAGERVMAEAARRAATIPGTAPIHLYKNNTDNKGASYGAHENYLMRRQTPFADIVAYLTPFFVTRQIVCGAGRVGIGQDGGQSGFQISQRADFFEVEVGLETTLKRPIINTRDEPHADADKYRRLHVIIGDANLSEISTYLKVGTTALILTMIEEKALGPDLGIADPVSELRAVSHDPSLAHLMRLRDGRRLTALDVQWAYLERVREFVADRYGDDVDEQTADVLDRWESVLDRLGRDPMLCADELDWVAKLRLLEGYREREKLGWGSHKLQLVDLQYSDVRPEKGLYHRLVSRGSMKTLLTDEESRTAMTDPPEDTRAYFRGRCLAQYASEVVAASWDSVIFDVGRESLVRVPMMEPERGTRRHVGALFDRCASAKDLLETLTGG